gctacagtgagctgtaatcatagcactgcactctagcctgggcaacagagaccctgtctcaaacaaacaaacaaacaaaaaataatgaggaaGCTCAGCCCCCTCACCAGGACAGACAAAGTGGCACTTATCTGTGCATGTGAGCAGGGAGcacacctgtgtgtgtgcacaacaGAGAAGGGGTCCCAAATCTCAACTTTTATGCCAGGAAGCATTCCTAGGGAGTTGGAAAGGAGCTGGAAGGTGTCACTGAGTAGGGACTCAGCACCACCTCATTACTCCCCTGCAATCCCCTCCTCACTATTCAGGCTGGACCCAAATGCCTTTTGTGCTGCACAGGGCCTCACCATTCCTCTGCTCTTAGAAATAGGGTAGGAGTAAAGGCAGACTGGACAGAACTGGCAATATGGCCACAGAAGAGTCCCTGGCACTTTTAGACTGTTAGGTGAAAAGCAGGGGTCAGGGAGTAGCCATCACTGAGGGAAAGGACCTTAGTACAGCTGAATCAGTGATATGAGTACTCAAGCAGGGTCAGAAAGTTTAAACGTATAGGTGTTGAGAAGTAAGGATCTTCAGCGAAAAGTTTTGCTACCCAGTAAAATGTTTCGAAGAAGTAAAGTGCATGGTAGTTAGAAACAATCCCctataggataaaataaaaattccacactccatctccaaaaccaTTTACAATCTGACCTCAGCTACCCCCGGCTTCTAATAGTAATCTACCTCTAAGCCTGCTGGGCTCCTTCCAGTTCCCTGAACCACCTCCTCCAGCTCTTTCCCACCTGCTTGCCTTTGTTTACAGCCTCCACCTGGATGATGATCTTTTTAACAATAGCTAACATCAGAAGTTTCACTAGATGTCAAGTACAGTACATCATTTAACACTCCCCACAACCCTATCAGATATACTTTTCCTAATTTTACACATGAGTtaactgaagctcaaagaggtCATGTGACTTGTTAGTATGTGACACAGCTAGATTTCAAGCTCAGGTGTCTGGTTTCAAAACCTGAGCTTTTAACTGCTCTGCTGTGTCAACTACCCTGGTACCCACTGTACTAGGCTCTGAGTTTTTACtacaagaaacagagagagaaaaaggcacaTTTCTTGGCTTTGAAAAGGAGCTCACAGTGCAGCAGAAACCATGTCCATTCGGTGTGATGTATGCTATAATCAGCTGTATGAGGTTATGGGAGAGGCAGTGGGAGGAACACCTGTGAGGTTATGCTACAACTTCTAGCCACTGAAAGATACCCGCTTTGGCCAAGATACCCCCATGTGACTGTCTAGCCAACCTGATAAGTGCAGAGACTCCAGACAGACTACATACATTCAGGAGTCAGGTAAGCATGTTGGAAGACAGCAAGGGAGGGCAGGCCTGCATCCTGGCCACcaggagaaaaagggagaaagtaaGAGGCTCAAGGAGaggcagaagggaaggaggaatgagCCAGATCTTTGCAGTCCAGGAGCTGACCTGGCCTAAGCCATGGCCTACAAAGGTGAGGCTACAAGCATAGTAAACTCTGGTTTCTGACTGAAGGTGCTGGTTACAGTTGTGGCCTATGGGAACGGGGTGGCCGGTGGGTGCATAAGGGGTGATCCTTTGATTCACCGCTGTTAAGGAATGGTACTATCTGCAGGGTTCCATCTTTCCAGGAGGTGACCTGTACATTCCATCTTTTCAGGAGGCTGTAGCTTGAAAACCCTTATTTTGGTGGTGGAGTCGAGCAGTAAAGGTGCTTACCTGAATACACTGGTTGTTGCTGTCTGCTACCACGATGCGGCCGCTGCTGGCTGCGGACACACCTTGTAAATTGGTGAATTCACCTTTCTCCCTTCCACGACTGCCTGTGGGAAGGGATGGGAGTGAAAACAAAAGAATTCACTCAGACGTCATTTTGaacctcccttccctccccacccactaCCTGAGCCTGGCCCATCTGGCTCTGCCCTGGGCTGTCTGTACCAACACGGAAGACGAGCTCATCCTCAATTGGGTTGTCCTTTCGTTTGCCGCCTGTGCTGTACATGGAACTGGGCCTACGCACTGCCTTCTGGCGCACATGGCTGCCGGGGCCGCCAGGGGACTTGACACGGCGCTTCACATCGTCGGGGGAAGGTGGCAGGTCCCCAGGACGTAGGGCACGCACGCGGAAGGGGCTGCCGCGCACTGGCTGCCCGTAGAGCAGCACTGAGAGGAGCAGCTCGCCTTCCGTGCGCGCTGTGTACACTAGCTCATATGTGCCATTCTTGTGGTCCACCACTGGCACCGGAAGGCGCGTGCCGTCCGGACCGGTGATCTCTGCGCGCAGCTCAGCGCTGCCTGTGCGCACCAACCGCCCGTCCTTGTCTTTGGTAGTGACAGTGAGCGAGGCAGGCTGGCCCACTAGCGCCTGGCGCAGGCCCTCTCCGGTGGCCACCGTCTCGTGTGCAGTGGCGCTCGTGGTGAGCAGTGCGCCCAGATTGAGCACGGATCGCCTCAGCCCGTCCACCTCAAGGACCAGTTCCAGCTGTGCATTCTCGTGTGGCCGCTCCGGGAAGGCCTGTGCCGCCAATGCCGCCAGCCGCTCTCTCATGTGCTTGCGCACCAGCAACACCTCCGGGGCCGAGCCCAGGCGCAGTGCCTGCTCTGCGAAGCTGCAGCTACTGCCGATGTGTTCCTGACCCTGGCGCAGAGTGTCCAGCTGGGTTTGCAACACCTGAGGAGGGGTAGAGGGAGGAGTGGGTGAGCAGACTGGCACAGGGGGAGTCTCTGTGATTACTGAAGTTGTAGCACTGTGgcataaaagaaatacaagaggGTGCCTGTGGACAGAGGACACAGATGCCCATAGCACCTACTGAGGGCATGTGAGGAGGCAGAATATCTAGGCTGGGGAATGGGGAGCTGGTGTGGAAGACAGAGGAACAATGGAGGCAATAAAACCATCACAAAGGACGATGGTAGGAAAGGGTGAACACAAGACACACCTTCTGTTTGGCCCCACAAATGGTCTCCAGATCTCTGACCAGAGCCTGCTTGCGCTGCTGCAGTGCTTGCTCCAGGTCTTCGAAGGCTGCACCGATCTGGGCCAGGGCCTCTGCCTTGCGCTCCTGCAGCTGCTGGCTGATGCCCCCAACTAAGGCAATTGCTGCAGACAGCTGTGGCAATCTGGAGGGGGAACATCTCATGCCAGAGTTGCTGAGGGTGGCTTTGCAGAAGTTTCCCTTCTCCCTGGGGACCCTATTGCTGCCCTCGTGGAGATCTCCTTCCTGAGACCTCTCTGAGACTTCTATGTCTGCCCTTCCCAGACCCTTTATTCCCCTCCCACACCATCCCTGTGGCCCCACCAGCCCAGGACCCTGCCCAGTGCCTACCGGCCACGCACAGCCTCAAGCTGGCGCTGCAGGGCTGCCTTGTGCTGCTCCACCACATCCCTCAGCAGCACTGTGCCATGCTCACGATGCTCCCCAGCACGGCACTCACCACACATGGCCGTCTCACAGGCCTCACAGTAAAACTCCATCGTCTGTGGTACAAGGACTCCAGTTGGGTAATGGCTAGACATCACATTTCtttgtcccctcccctccccacctgccctccctgccccttACTTTCTAAGTGTACCCCCTACCTGGACCACTCATCCAGAGCAGTACCCTTTCACCCAGCCACTCGGCACCCCCCAatgcctctcctctcctcccaccccaagtCCCGGCCTCACTGGGCCTCGCTTGGGCCCACCTTGCCTTCATGGTTGGGGCAGGAGAGAGGGCGGCCAGCCACTGCACTGAGGGGGTGGGGGTCCTCCGGGTCGTGGGCCCCATCAGATGCCTGCTGCATTGCCTCCATGAGGCTACTGATGAAGAAGTTGTTCTGCAGTGCCGAGACACCCTGCTCTGGGAGGATGGACGTCTGCCGGCATACTGGACAGGATAGTGTCAGGCTCTGGGCAGGGATATAGTTTTGGAGACACCTGTCCAGGAAGAAGGAGAGTCGAAGACCAGAGTGAATGGGGTAGCATAAGTGCACCCTTCCTTATACTTCCCATGGGTGCCGACCCCTTCCCTCACAGGTGTGCCattatacttcattttaaaacCTCTCTGCTTGACACATCTCATCTGCTAGCAGGTGTAATGGCCTTGCCTCTTACAACTGAGGAACACATCCCTGACCCCTCTCAGAAGAGCAGACTATCCACATTCCTCACAGTGTGCACACAGGCTCACCTTTCACAGGTGTTCACAAATGCTTCTCATAGGAATATGCAACTAGGCACCCCCTGCCCAACTTCTTTAACTCATTAAACATTTACTATCTACTCTTGCCAAATTTATGCCAAGCTCTGGGGACAAAAAGATAAAGCACATTGCCTACCCTTAAAATACTTCCCATCTACAGAGAAAAAAGTCACAGGAATAGTACAGAAGTAAATAGCATGATGACTAAGGGAATGGGTCCTGGAGCTAGGCTGCCCAGGGCAACACCCCATCGGTCACCTGTTATACTGTGTGACCCCTGACAAGTTACATAACTTTGGCAAGTGAAGGACTCTTCCTTTGTAAGATGGAGAAATACAGACTTCACGGAGTGTTAGAGGATTACATGTAaagtacatatttatatttgaagagaattaaatgtaaaatgcctGATTCACAATAGCACTATATATGGTAGGCTACTTGTATTACTTATTGTTAATATAAGGAATGACAGATACAGTGATAAGGAAATGCATCTGGCTCAGGTAGGTGGAGAGGGTGTCCAGGAAAGTCTTCAGAGAAGTTGATGTAAACTAAATCTTCAAGGATAAATAGTTGTTAGCCTGACCAAAGAAAGGTGCAGGCAGAGGGGGAAGGGTAGTCCAGATACAGAAGGCAGCAAGAAGCAGCATAGTATGAATAGGGAACTGTGAACAGTTTGATGTGGCTGGCTAGAGACAAAGTCCAAGGCAAGGAATGGTGAGAGAAATCAAGGAGCTTAGAAGTTATCCCACCAGCAATAGGAAGCTGCCAGAGAGTGGTATAGCCAGGTATACATTTTACCAAGCTCCTCTTCACCACCTCTGTGTGGAGAGTGAATTTAAAGGGAATGAGACAGCAGATGGGGTGgaggggggcaggggggagggcgGCGAGGGCAGTGGCATTAGCTAGTTACCATTTATTAAGTGCATATGTGCCAGGTGCCATGCTCTCTGATTTGTGTTTCTGTTAGCAGGAGGAAGGGCAAGTGGCCCAAGGTAACAACAGCAGTGGGTGCTGAAGCCTGTCTTCAAATGCAAAGTATGTGTTTAACCAGTATACTCTTAATCTAGGCAGGAAGTGAGGAAGACCTGGATTTAGGCAGTAGTAATGTAGACTATGAGGTGGAAACAAATCTGAGAAGTGTTTAAGAAAGAGGGAAGGTGGGAGGTGTTTTCTGATTAGATATGGGGAAAAGGGAGGTGATGAGTCTTCATTGACTTCCAGCTTCCTAGCTTAGATAACTGAGTGGATAGTGGTGACATTCACTACAATGAGAAACATAGAAAGAGGAGTAGCTGTAGGAAAGTTCAGCCTTGTCCTGGTTGAATTTACTGTAACAATAAACATCCAGGTTGAGGTTACCAGTAGACAGTTAGGAGAATGAAGATTAGAGACAAGAGATGGGCATGCCATCAACATTTAGATGGCTTTGGTAGCACTGGGAGAGGATGAGATCAGCCAAGAAAGCATAGATGGTGataagagagagggacagagcaCTCAGCAAAAACTGAATGAGGACAACAAAGACCAGGCCGCgaggcaggaggagcagcagTGTTAGAGCAGAAAAGTGAGTGGTACATTTCCAGGAGGGAATGAGTAGTCACCAGTGTCAAAAGCAGCTGAGGAGTTGGGTAAGGTAAGGACAGGAAAATGTCTACTGAATTTGGCAAATGCGAGGGTACTTTGTCTGTAGGGAAAACAGGGAGGGAGTGGCAGAAGAAGGAAAGCTTGACTGCTGGAAGTTAAGTGAAGGGGAGCTTGAAAGTTCGAATGAGAAGGAGGTTGAGGGGTTGGATGGTGCTAGAAAGGGACAAGGTGACAAAGAGTTTTTATCTGTTTGGCATGGGAGTTTTGAGCTTGCTTATGAATGGAAGAgtcaggagagaaggagaaggggaagagacTAGAAAACTGAGAGGACAAGATCTTGAGGATTGGG
The genomic region above belongs to Papio anubis isolate 15944 chromosome 12, Panubis1.0, whole genome shotgun sequence and contains:
- the TRIM3 gene encoding tripartite motif-containing protein 3 isoform X2, which codes for MAKREDSPGPEVQPMDKQFLVCSICLDRYQCPKVLPCLHTFCERCLQNYIPAQSLTLSCPVCRQTSILPEQGVSALQNNFFISSLMEAMQQASDGAHDPEDPHPLSAVAGRPLSCPNHEGKTMEFYCEACETAMCGECRAGEHREHGTVLLRDVVEQHKAALQRQLEAVRGRLPQLSAAIALVGGISQQLQERKAEALAQIGAAFEDLEQALQQRKQALVRDLETICGAKQKVLQTQLDTLRQGQEHIGSSCSFAEQALRLGSAPEVLLVRKHMRERLAALAAQAFPERPHENAQLELVLEVDGLRRSVLNLGALLTTSATAHETVATGEGLRQALVGQPASLTVTTKDKDGRLVRTGSAELRAEITGPDGTRLPVPVVDHKNGTYELVYTARTEGELLLSVLLYGQPVRGSPFRVRALRPGDLPPSPDDVKRRVKSPGGPGSHVRQKAVRRPSSMYSTGGKRKDNPIEDELVFRVGSRGREKGEFTNLQGVSAASSGRIVVADSNNQCIQVFSNEGQFKFRFGVRGRSPGQLQRPTGVAVDTNGDIIVADYDNRWVSIFSPEGKFKTKIGAGRLMGPKGVAVDRNGHIIVVDNKSCCVFTFQPNGKLVGRFGGRGATDRHFAGPHFVAVNNKNEIVVTDFHNHSVKVYSADGEFLFKFGSHGEGNGQFNAPTGVAVDSNGNIIVADWGNSRIQVFDSSGSFLSYINTSAEPLYGPQGLALTSDGHVVVADAGNHCFKAYRYLQ
- the TRIM3 gene encoding tripartite motif-containing protein 3 isoform X1; translation: MWRLFFCGKGPLWFSCSLSPAWRTPGPSLVLTSSLLELASDPGLQTCRDRWLQVGGAGCTPGRGWCEWQEPTVGAMAKREDSPGPEVQPMDKQFLVCSICLDRYQCPKVLPCLHTFCERCLQNYIPAQSLTLSCPVCRQTSILPEQGVSALQNNFFISSLMEAMQQASDGAHDPEDPHPLSAVAGRPLSCPNHEGKTMEFYCEACETAMCGECRAGEHREHGTVLLRDVVEQHKAALQRQLEAVRGRLPQLSAAIALVGGISQQLQERKAEALAQIGAAFEDLEQALQQRKQALVRDLETICGAKQKVLQTQLDTLRQGQEHIGSSCSFAEQALRLGSAPEVLLVRKHMRERLAALAAQAFPERPHENAQLELVLEVDGLRRSVLNLGALLTTSATAHETVATGEGLRQALVGQPASLTVTTKDKDGRLVRTGSAELRAEITGPDGTRLPVPVVDHKNGTYELVYTARTEGELLLSVLLYGQPVRGSPFRVRALRPGDLPPSPDDVKRRVKSPGGPGSHVRQKAVRRPSSMYSTGGKRKDNPIEDELVFRVGSRGREKGEFTNLQGVSAASSGRIVVADSNNQCIQVFSNEGQFKFRFGVRGRSPGQLQRPTGVAVDTNGDIIVADYDNRWVSIFSPEGKFKTKIGAGRLMGPKGVAVDRNGHIIVVDNKSCCVFTFQPNGKLVGRFGGRGATDRHFAGPHFVAVNNKNEIVVTDFHNHSVKVYSADGEFLFKFGSHGEGNGQFNAPTGVAVDSNGNIIVADWGNSRIQVFDSSGSFLSYINTSAEPLYGPQGLALTSDGHVVVADAGNHCFKAYRYLQ
- the TRIM3 gene encoding tripartite motif-containing protein 3 isoform X5, giving the protein MGPTTRRTPTPSVQWLAALSPAPTMKTMEFYCEACETAMCGECRAGEHREHGTVLLRDVVEQHKAALQRQLEAVRGRLPQLSAAIALVGGISQQLQERKAEALAQIGAAFEDLEQALQQRKQALVRDLETICGAKQKVLQTQLDTLRQGQEHIGSSCSFAEQALRLGSAPEVLLVRKHMRERLAALAAQAFPERPHENAQLELVLEVDGLRRSVLNLGALLTTSATAHETVATGEGLRQALVGQPASLTVTTKDKDGRLVRTGSAELRAEITGPDGTRLPVPVVDHKNGTYELVYTARTEGELLLSVLLYGQPVRGSPFRVRALRPGDLPPSPDDVKRRVKSPGGPGSHVRQKAVRRPSSMYSTGGKRKDNPIEDELVFRVGSRGREKGEFTNLQGVSAASSGRIVVADSNNQCIQVFSNEGQFKFRFGVRGRSPGQLQRPTGVAVDTNGDIIVADYDNRWVSIFSPEGKFKTKIGAGRLMGPKGVAVDRNGHIIVVDNKSCCVFTFQPNGKLVGRFGGRGATDRHFAGPHFVAVNNKNEIVVTDFHNHSVKVYSADGEFLFKFGSHGEGNGQFNAPTGVAVDSNGNIIVADWGNSRIQVFDSSGSFLSYINTSAEPLYGPQGLALTSDGHVVVADAGNHCFKAYRYLQ
- the TRIM3 gene encoding tripartite motif-containing protein 3 isoform X3, giving the protein MEDTLSSPCTALWTGSLMWRLFFCGKGPLWFSCSLSPAWRTPGPSLVLTSSLLELASDPGLQTCRDRWLQVGGAGCTPGRGWCEWQEPTVGAMAKREDSPGPEVQPMDKQFLVCSICLDRYQCPKVLPCLHTFCERCLQNYIPAQSLTLSCPVCRQTSILPEQGVSALQNNFFISSLMEAMQQASDGAHDPEDPHPLSAVAGRPLSCPNHEGKTMEFYCEACETAMCGECRAGEHREHGTVLLRDVVEQHKAALQRQLEAVRGRLPQLSAAIALVGGISQQLQERKAEALAQIGAAFEDLEQALQQRKQALVRDLETICGAKQKVLQTQLDTLRQGQEHIGSSCSFAEQALRLGSAPEVLLVRKHMRERLAALAAQAFPERPHENAQLELVLEVDGLRRSVLNLGALLTTSATAHETVATGEGLRQALVGQPASLTVTTKDKDGRLVRTGSAELRAEITGPDGTRLPVPVVDHKNGTYELVYTARTEGELLLSVLLYGQPVRGSPFRVRALRPGDLPPSPDDVKRRVKSPGGPGSHVRQKAVRRPSSMYSTGGKRKDNPIEDELVFRVGSRGREKGEFTNLQGVSAASSGRIVVADSNNQCIQSATKSHESTSYMCLESICFPPANFLGPSHHHFSTGILQQPLTGQLDSSLQPECSFLKAKLILSLLCLEMFRDSSLHPG
- the TRIM3 gene encoding tripartite motif-containing protein 3 isoform X4, which gives rise to MEAMQQASDGAHDPEDPHPLSAVAGRPLSCPNHEGKTMEFYCEACETAMCGECRAGEHREHGTVLLRDVVEQHKAALQRQLEAVRGRLPQLSAAIALVGGISQQLQERKAEALAQIGAAFEDLEQALQQRKQALVRDLETICGAKQKVLQTQLDTLRQGQEHIGSSCSFAEQALRLGSAPEVLLVRKHMRERLAALAAQAFPERPHENAQLELVLEVDGLRRSVLNLGALLTTSATAHETVATGEGLRQALVGQPASLTVTTKDKDGRLVRTGSAELRAEITGPDGTRLPVPVVDHKNGTYELVYTARTEGELLLSVLLYGQPVRGSPFRVRALRPGDLPPSPDDVKRRVKSPGGPGSHVRQKAVRRPSSMYSTGGKRKDNPIEDELVFRVGSRGREKGEFTNLQGVSAASSGRIVVADSNNQCIQVFSNEGQFKFRFGVRGRSPGQLQRPTGVAVDTNGDIIVADYDNRWVSIFSPEGKFKTKIGAGRLMGPKGVAVDRNGHIIVVDNKSCCVFTFQPNGKLVGRFGGRGATDRHFAGPHFVAVNNKNEIVVTDFHNHSVKVYSADGEFLFKFGSHGEGNGQFNAPTGVAVDSNGNIIVADWGNSRIQVFDSSGSFLSYINTSAEPLYGPQGLALTSDGHVVVADAGNHCFKAYRYLQ